Proteins from a single region of Haloplanus sp. GDY1:
- the hisB gene encoding imidazoleglycerol-phosphate dehydratase HisB, which translates to MDRTAARSRETAETTVDLTLDVDGDGDAAVDTGIGFFDHMLESFAKHGLFDLTVDCDGDLDVDDHHTVEDVALVLGAAFAEALGEKRGIRRFADRRVPLDEAVASVVVDVSGRPLVRFDGEFSEERVGEFTSVMARHFARSLATAAGLTLHAEIEGENAHHEVEALFKALARTLDDATRIDDRRSDTPSTKGEL; encoded by the coding sequence ATGGACCGCACCGCCGCCCGGAGCCGGGAAACCGCGGAGACGACCGTCGACCTGACGCTCGACGTGGACGGCGACGGCGACGCCGCCGTCGACACCGGCATCGGCTTCTTCGATCACATGCTCGAATCGTTCGCCAAACACGGCCTGTTCGACCTCACGGTCGACTGCGACGGCGACCTGGACGTCGACGACCACCACACCGTCGAGGACGTGGCGCTCGTCCTCGGGGCGGCGTTCGCGGAGGCGTTGGGCGAGAAGCGCGGGATCCGCCGCTTCGCCGACCGGCGCGTCCCCCTCGACGAGGCGGTGGCGAGCGTCGTCGTCGACGTGAGCGGCCGCCCCCTCGTTCGCTTCGACGGCGAGTTCTCCGAGGAGCGCGTCGGCGAGTTCACGAGCGTGATGGCGAGACACTTCGCGCGGTCGCTGGCGACCGCGGCGGGGCTCACCCTCCACGCCGAAATCGAGGGGGAGAACGCCCACCACGAGGTCGAGGCGCTGTTCAAGGCGCTCGCGCGGACGCTCGACGACGCCACCCGGATCGACGACCGGCGGTCGGACACGCCGAGCACCAAGGGCGAACTCTGA
- a CDS encoding C-terminal binding protein: MSHTVVFTDHTFDDLDIERGILSEVDAELIDGEASDDPLPDLLADVDPDAVIVMYEEVDAALLDAMPNCRVVSRTGIGFDNVDLDAATERGVYVTNVPDYCIPEVSTHTLALLLALERKIVEYNDRAREGEWNEHLGRPMHRLHGQTLGLVAYGDIAQAVGRKARAFGMDVIAHDPYVDPADVADGVTLVDDLSTLLADSDAVSIHTPLTPETEGMIGADELDAMKESAFLLNAARGGIVDEDALADAIRAGSIAGAGLDTLAEEPPSPDSPLLDLDDVILTPHAAYNSAESVVELREKAARNVVQTLADEVPEYLVNDAVLE, translated from the coding sequence ATGAGCCACACCGTCGTCTTCACCGACCACACGTTCGACGACCTCGACATCGAGCGCGGCATCCTCTCGGAGGTCGACGCCGAGTTGATCGACGGCGAGGCGAGCGACGACCCGCTTCCGGACCTCCTCGCCGACGTCGACCCCGACGCCGTCATCGTCATGTACGAGGAGGTCGACGCCGCCCTCCTCGACGCGATGCCGAACTGCCGGGTCGTCTCCCGGACCGGCATCGGCTTCGACAACGTCGACCTCGACGCCGCCACCGAGCGGGGCGTCTACGTGACGAACGTCCCCGACTACTGCATCCCCGAGGTGTCCACTCACACCCTCGCGCTCCTGCTGGCCCTGGAGCGAAAGATCGTCGAGTACAACGACCGGGCCAGGGAGGGCGAGTGGAACGAACACCTCGGACGGCCGATGCACCGCCTCCACGGGCAGACGCTCGGCCTCGTCGCCTACGGCGACATCGCGCAGGCGGTCGGGCGGAAGGCCCGGGCGTTCGGCATGGACGTGATCGCTCACGACCCCTACGTCGATCCGGCGGACGTGGCCGACGGGGTGACCCTCGTCGACGACCTGTCGACCCTGCTCGCCGACTCGGACGCCGTCTCGATCCACACGCCGCTCACCCCCGAGACGGAGGGGATGATCGGCGCCGACGAACTCGACGCGATGAAGGAGTCCGCCTTCCTCCTCAACGCCGCCCGCGGCGGCATCGTCGACGAGGACGCCCTCGCCGACGCGATCCGTGCGGGGTCCATCGCGGGCGCCGGCCTCGACACCCTCGCCGAGGAACCCCCGTCCCCGGACTCGCCGCTGCTGGATCTGGACGACGTGATCCTCACCCCCCACGCCGCCTACAACTCCGCCGAGAGCGTCGTCGAACTGCGGGAGAAGGCGGCCCGGAACGTGGTCCAGACGCTCGCCGACGAGGTGCCCGAGTACCTCGTGAACGACGCCGTCCTGGAGTAG
- a CDS encoding tRNA-binding protein, which translates to MGIEDPDVDPSVFLDEVEMRVGEVVSAEPFPEARKDVYKLRVDFGDETRRSAAGLTDNYDPEDLIGRQVVAVVNLGTVTVAGFESQCLVTGVDDANGDVVHLQPERRVPNGTEVY; encoded by the coding sequence ATGGGAATCGAGGACCCAGACGTCGATCCGAGCGTGTTTCTCGACGAGGTCGAGATGCGCGTCGGAGAGGTCGTCAGCGCCGAACCCTTCCCCGAAGCCCGAAAGGACGTGTACAAACTGCGCGTCGACTTCGGCGACGAGACGCGCCGGTCGGCCGCCGGTCTCACGGACAACTACGACCCCGAGGACCTGATCGGACGACAGGTGGTCGCGGTCGTGAACCTCGGCACCGTCACCGTCGCCGGCTTCGAGAGTCAGTGCCTGGTCACGGGCGTCGACGACGCGAACGGCGACGTCGTCCATCTGCAACCCGAACGGCGGGTGCCGAACGGGACCGAGGTCTACTAG
- a CDS encoding amino acid-binding protein: MFDEIMEKFEGSPSQQEVIRLLLERGFSVNDEGRVVSGGIEIPNTGIAREIGVDRRVVDSTTDAILDDPELRRIFQNITAIPSLMDLAPVLDLSVLTIWVDDETEPGIVADVTTAIADRGISIRQVISEDPEFVDDAKLYVITDAGLPGDLLVEIRELPYVRRVEF, from the coding sequence ATGTTCGACGAGATCATGGAGAAATTCGAGGGGAGTCCGAGCCAGCAGGAGGTGATCCGACTCCTCCTCGAACGGGGCTTCTCCGTCAACGACGAGGGACGGGTCGTCTCCGGCGGGATCGAGATCCCCAACACGGGGATCGCCCGCGAGATCGGCGTCGACCGCCGGGTCGTCGACTCGACGACCGACGCCATCCTCGACGACCCCGAACTCCGGCGCATCTTCCAGAACATCACGGCCATCCCCAGCCTGATGGACCTGGCGCCGGTGCTCGACCTCTCGGTGCTGACGATCTGGGTCGACGACGAGACGGAACCGGGCATCGTCGCCGACGTGACGACGGCCATCGCCGACCGCGGCATCTCGATCCGGCAGGTCATCAGCGAGGATCCCGAATTCGTCGACGACGCCAAACTGTACGTCATCACCGACGCGGGGCTCCCGGGGGACCTGCTGGTCGAGATCCGCGAGTTGCCGTACGTCCGCCGGGTCGAGTTCTGA
- a CDS encoding IMPACT family protein yields MAETYRTVGERARADFEVKGSEFVGHVAPAESVAAAEGFVDEVREAYGDATHNVPAYRVPAEGGDMLREWASDDGEPTGSAGKPALNVLVQRDLRNVVAVVTRYYGGVNLGVGGLARAYARGVSDAVDAAGVVEERPHERLAITVDYDDSGTVRGVLESEGVDFEAAYEERVSFAVRVPVAEADALRDRLRSATGGRVELGCGTDAY; encoded by the coding sequence ATGGCCGAGACGTACCGCACGGTGGGGGAGCGCGCGCGGGCGGACTTCGAGGTGAAGGGCTCGGAGTTCGTCGGCCACGTCGCGCCCGCCGAATCGGTCGCGGCGGCGGAGGGGTTCGTCGACGAGGTGCGGGAAGCGTACGGCGACGCGACCCACAACGTCCCCGCCTACCGCGTGCCGGCCGAGGGCGGCGACATGCTCCGGGAGTGGGCGAGCGACGACGGCGAACCCACGGGGTCGGCGGGCAAGCCGGCGCTGAACGTCCTCGTCCAGCGCGACCTGCGGAACGTCGTCGCGGTCGTGACCCGCTACTACGGCGGCGTCAACCTCGGGGTCGGGGGGCTGGCGCGGGCGTACGCCCGCGGCGTGAGCGACGCCGTCGACGCCGCCGGCGTGGTCGAGGAGCGGCCACACGAGCGACTCGCGATCACGGTCGACTACGACGACTCGGGGACCGTCCGCGGGGTGCTGGAGAGCGAGGGCGTCGACTTCGAGGCGGCCTACGAGGAGCGGGTCTCCTTCGCGGTGCGCGTCCCCGTCGCCGAGGCCGACGCGCTCCGGGACCGCCTGCGGTCCGCGACGGGCGGCCGGGTCGAACTGGGGTGCGGTACGGACGCCTATTGA